Within Hydrogenophaga sp. PAMC20947, the genomic segment GGTTGACCCAGTCGCGGTTGGCGCCACTCAGGCCGAACACACAGGCGTCGGGCGGTGGGAAGCTGATGCCGCCACTGGATTCAGCGGCTTTCACGCGGGCTTGCTGGGTCTCGGCCGCATGACGGCTGCTCCAGCTCTCGCCGGGTTCGGGCACCACGGCGTCCAGGTACACCAGATGTGCCAGCAGGCCGGGATGCTCATGTTGCAGACGGTCTGCCACGCCGGTGATGACGATGCCGCCGTAGCTGTGGCCCACCAGCACCACGCGCTGCAGTTCTTCCGCCTGGATCAGGCCCACCACGTCCTGGACGTGGGTGTTCAGATCAATGTCCGGGCCCATCAGGTGCGCTCGCTCGCCCACGCCGGAGAGCGTAACGGCATGGGCTACATGGCCGGCTTGTCGCAGCAAAGGCAGCACCCGCGCCCAACACCACGCGCCATGCCATGCGCCGTGCACCAATACAAAGGCGGGTTTTGGGGTTTCGGTGGGTGTGTTCACAGGCAATCTCCTTGGCAATATCGGTTTCCACTGATGGTCAAAGTTTTCGGCCAAAAAATTCCGTTCGATTCTTGCACGCCCGAAGCCCCGTGGCTTCGGTCCGCAGCGGACCACCGGCAAGCCTTTTTTTAAACAACCACCGCCATTCAACCCACGACACTGGCTGACCTCCATCTAACCGGTTAAGCGACAGCCTGAGCGATCTCAAAAACAAAGTGTTCACACGCGACCTCTTCGGCAACTGCTGGGTCAACGGGTCGGCACGCCACGAATCCACACTCACTCCATTGTTATCGAGCAAAGTGCACCCCGCCCCAGGTCCAAACTGCGCCTACCGCGGAACATTCTTGAACTCAAACGCCTTCTTCTCCTTCACCGCGATTGCCGCAACCACGCTGCTCACCGGGTGCGCCAGCAGTGGCTCATCCACAGCAACGGTAACCAATCCCTACAGCGCCACCGGCAGCAGCACACTGGGCGAAGTCCAGGTCAACACCATGCGGGTGTTTGGCGACAGCTACTCAGACACCGACTACACCAGCTCCATCGGCACCATCAACTGGTCGGAGCAGTTGCAGGCCAATGGACTGGTATCGGAAAACCTGAACTACGCCATCGGTGGGGCCTCGGCCACCAGCGGTGGTACAGAGTCGACCTTTGAAAAACAACTCGCCACGGCACTGAGTGGCAAGGCCATTGCAGATGGCGATCTCTCGGTGGTTTATCTCGGCTACAACGACATCGGCAACTCAGGCAGCGCTGACAATCTGGTCACCGCATCCGCAGACTACCTGACGGGTATCAATGAACTCATTGCGGCCGGCGCCGCAGACGACAACAGGCGGATATTCGTCACCCAGATCCACGACTGGAGCCGCAATCCGAATGTGGTCGACAGCACGTCAGGTCAGGTGACCACGTGGAACACGATGATTGCCGGCATTGCCAACACCCAAGCAAACATCATCGCGGTGGACTTGTACACGGCCTTCGAGCGCATTTACGCAACGCCGGAGGCTTACGGGTTTGCCAACGTGACCACGGCCGACGCCAGCCGATCCAGCATCGACACCCTGTACTTCAACGGCAACCATTTCGGCAGCCTGGGACAGCAAGTCATCACCAGCGTTTACCAGCACTACCTCACCCGCGGATGGGACTGGGCCAACAGCGTCAGCGCGGGCACCGACTCGGCCGCCCAGCTCAATGCAGACATCGATGATGGCACGCTGGTGTTGAGCACGTCTTTCGGAAAAACAAAGGGGCAGGCGCTTCAGTATGGGTTTCGGCTGTTGCCTCTTGGCATCACGGAGGAGAATGCGCTGAGTCAATCCTCATCGCAGACCAGCCAGGTGTTTCGTCCGTTCAGCGAACAAACCTCATTTTCACAATCAACGCCCTCAGGGCTGGCACTGGATTTCGGCCTGGGCACCTCGGAAAAGCCAAGCGATGCCCGGATCGGTGTGGCACTGTTCCAATACCAGCAGTCCACAGACTTGACATCCGCTCAAGAGCACCAGTCTCGCCAATACACATCCAACGCCCTTTCCGCCTACTTGCACCAACCCTTGGCCGGCGGGATGTTCAGCTCTCAGGTGTCCCACCTGAACCTGGATTTCACCAACCAGTCCCAAGACGACCTCGTCAATCTGAATTTGACCAACGAGAACACCGGTGACACTTGGTCCATGGTCAACAAGTTGCGCTATCCCATGCGCAGTGGTGGTCTCAGCATCACCCCTTGGGTATCGCTGACTGGACAGACCCACAGCCTGGATGCCGCCGAGTTTTCTTCGCTCTACACCTCCGACGTGAAATACAGTTCGTCGCGCATGAATGAACTGCTCTCCGGCGTGGGTGTTGATATCCAGTCCAATCCCATCTTTCTCAAAGGGGGCGCCCAAGTTCAGTTCGGTGGCAGCTTGAACCACACATCCAGCCTGTACCGTGACGCCATCACCGTGTCCATGGAAGAGTCGAACACGGCGGGCTTCGTGCAAAGCGAGGTTTTTCAGTCAGAGAAAATCAACTCCACGCTGCTGAGTCTTCAAGCAAATATGCTTTTGAACAAGCGGGTTCGATTCAGCGCCACGTATGGCGCCGAATTGCAGGATGTAAAAGACACGTCCAGCCTCGCCATCCTGGCCCACTTCAGCTACTGATCATTTGGCGCCCCACCGATCCAGAAAGGTTCTCTGCGCAGCGGGTCGCGAAGAATCTCATTCCCGCGCCCGTCGCCTCTTCCTTGAGTTCCGGGATCAGCCTCGGTGTTCCCATCACGGCCTCCTGTGCTCAAAGGATAGGAACAGGTTGTCTACCCGACGAGGGACAGTCCATTTTGGCGATAGATCAAAGCTCCTCCCGAGCTTCCACCACCAGTTGACGAACCCGCGAACCTTTTACCTTCACCACCGCCCTCACCT encodes:
- a CDS encoding SGNH/GDSL hydrolase family protein, with amino-acid sequence MNSNAFFSFTAIAATTLLTGCASSGSSTATVTNPYSATGSSTLGEVQVNTMRVFGDSYSDTDYTSSIGTINWSEQLQANGLVSENLNYAIGGASATSGGTESTFEKQLATALSGKAIADGDLSVVYLGYNDIGNSGSADNLVTASADYLTGINELIAAGAADDNRRIFVTQIHDWSRNPNVVDSTSGQVTTWNTMIAGIANTQANIIAVDLYTAFERIYATPEAYGFANVTTADASRSSIDTLYFNGNHFGSLGQQVITSVYQHYLTRGWDWANSVSAGTDSAAQLNADIDDGTLVLSTSFGKTKGQALQYGFRLLPLGITEENALSQSSSQTSQVFRPFSEQTSFSQSTPSGLALDFGLGTSEKPSDARIGVALFQYQQSTDLTSAQEHQSRQYTSNALSAYLHQPLAGGMFSSQVSHLNLDFTNQSQDDLVNLNLTNENTGDTWSMVNKLRYPMRSGGLSITPWVSLTGQTHSLDAAEFSSLYTSDVKYSSSRMNELLSGVGVDIQSNPIFLKGGAQVQFGGSLNHTSSLYRDAITVSMEESNTAGFVQSEVFQSEKINSTLLSLQANMLLNKRVRFSATYGAELQDVKDTSSLAILAHFSY
- a CDS encoding alpha/beta hydrolase, whose protein sequence is MNTPTETPKPAFVLVHGAWHGAWCWARVLPLLRQAGHVAHAVTLSGVGERAHLMGPDIDLNTHVQDVVGLIQAEELQRVVLVGHSYGGIVITGVADRLQHEHPGLLAHLVYLDAVVPEPGESWSSRHAAETQQARVKAAESSGGISFPPPDACVFGLSGANRDWVNRRQTPQPFSVYQQALHFNADRVAALPRAFIDCTNPALPTIAASRVKVRIDPGWRVVEMDTGHDPMVSAPVELTRHLLDLT